A section of the Bacteroidales bacterium genome encodes:
- a CDS encoding CBS domain-containing protein, translating into MKISASLYSSNNSNLHSLVRELDAYQSDWFHIDCNDDVSVFEDIKKIREFSNTPIDLHIISSDPSKYYDLIIETGVEFVTIQYEPIKKWQPLPSSFKGEFGIAITTGTDISVFKQFSETASFVLFMATTPGKSGESFQDYNFRKIRSFKNLFPDKKIHVDGGINAELSFILRNMGVYAIVVGSYLLKQEFIGSAMMKLRGETESEYHVCDFMLSRDESPAIINTEYSFKSLLQIIDNYKLGFTNIIDNNDNLLGIASMADIRKALLKNWDNRHDLSLENIINPNPITVLDSDTVKNMLKKIKSLSFPVLFLPVVDSNGKLVGTVKFNNLIKGEL; encoded by the coding sequence ATGAAAATTTCTGCATCACTATATAGCTCAAACAATTCCAACCTGCATAGTTTGGTGCGAGAATTAGACGCATATCAATCTGATTGGTTTCATATAGATTGCAATGACGACGTGTCTGTTTTTGAGGATATAAAAAAAATACGCGAATTTTCAAACACGCCAATTGACTTACACATTATAAGCTCTGATCCTTCAAAATATTATGATTTAATCATAGAAACAGGCGTTGAATTTGTTACAATACAATATGAACCTATAAAAAAATGGCAGCCTCTGCCAAGCTCTTTTAAAGGAGAGTTCGGTATAGCCATAACTACAGGAACCGACATATCCGTCTTTAAGCAATTCTCCGAAACGGCTTCTTTCGTTTTATTTATGGCAACAACACCCGGTAAAAGCGGGGAATCGTTTCAAGACTATAATTTTAGAAAAATCCGAAGCTTTAAAAACTTATTCCCAGATAAAAAAATCCATGTTGACGGCGGGATAAATGCTGAACTCTCATTCATCCTTAGAAATATGGGCGTTTATGCTATTGTTGTTGGCTCTTACTTGTTAAAGCAAGAATTTATTGGTTCAGCCATGATGAAATTAAGAGGCGAAACTGAAAGCGAATATCATGTCTGCGACTTCATGTTGAGCAGAGACGAAAGTCCAGCCATTATCAATACAGAATATTCATTCAAATCATTGTTGCAAATAATTGACAATTATAAACTCGGATTTACTAATATTATAGACAACAACGACAATCTGCTAGGCATAGCTTCTATGGCAGATATAAGAAAGGCTCTGCTAAAAAATTGGGATAATAGGCATGACCTTTCATTGGAAAACATTATTAATCCAAATCCTATTACAGTCCTAGATTCTGATACTGTAAAAAATATGTTAAAGAAAATTAAAAGCCTTTCTTTTCCTGTTCTTTTTCTGCCTGTTGTTGATAGCAATGGAAAACTTGTTGGAACAGTGAAATTTAATAATTTAATAAAAGGAGAACTATGA
- the aroF gene encoding 3-deoxy-7-phosphoheptulonate synthase produces MIIQLKKNVSQNQIAEIAKNYEGIEVKYDSKTFIVTSYKTKEIEEKFEKDIEKTWVMDSDFQLSSKKFIPNTRKIKIGDFVTGSDKTLLTIGPCSVESEEMIEQTAQLIVKNGLSSIRAGAFKPRTSPYSFQGLGEKGLKLLAKVREKYGLKVITEVRDSTHVDMVIDYADVVQVGAKSMYDHGILRACGRSTKPILIKRGFGTTLQELTQAAEFVLSGGNPNVIICERGIRTFETKSRFTLDLCGVAYLKEFSNLPIILDPSHAMGYAYGIPDLARACMAMNVDGLLIEVHPNPAVAKSDASQQLDHASFQNLLKTLKPIAKAVGKEIV; encoded by the coding sequence ATGATAATTCAACTCAAAAAAAACGTATCACAAAACCAAATTGCTGAAATAGCAAAAAATTATGAAGGAATAGAGGTAAAATACGATTCCAAAACTTTTATTGTAACATCATATAAGACAAAAGAAATTGAAGAAAAATTTGAAAAAGATATAGAAAAAACATGGGTAATGGACTCTGATTTTCAATTATCCTCAAAAAAATTCATCCCAAATACTAGAAAAATAAAAATTGGCGATTTTGTTACAGGAAGCGACAAAACTCTTTTAACAATTGGTCCTTGTAGCGTAGAATCAGAGGAAATGATAGAGCAAACAGCGCAATTAATCGTTAAAAATGGCTTATCAAGCATAAGAGCTGGAGCTTTTAAGCCCAGAACATCGCCTTATAGCTTCCAAGGACTTGGAGAAAAGGGATTAAAATTATTAGCGAAAGTTAGAGAAAAATATGGTTTAAAAGTAATCACAGAAGTAAGAGACAGCACCCATGTTGATATGGTTATTGACTACGCAGACGTTGTGCAAGTAGGAGCAAAATCAATGTACGACCATGGAATATTGCGGGCTTGCGGTCGCTCTACAAAACCAATATTAATCAAACGTGGCTTTGGAACTACATTGCAAGAATTAACGCAAGCAGCAGAATTTGTATTATCAGGCGGAAACCCAAATGTTATAATTTGCGAAAGAGGCATAAGAACTTTTGAAACAAAATCTAGATTTACTCTTGATTTGTGCGGTGTCGCTTATTTAAAGGAATTTTCTAATCTGCCTATAATTCTTGACCCAAGCCATGCAATGGGATATGCTTATGGAATACCTGATTTGGCAAGAGCATGTATGGCTATGAATGTTGACGGGCTGCTTATAGAAGTTCACCCAAATCCAGCAGTAGCAAAATCAGATGCTTCGCAACAATTAGACCACGCTTCTTTTCAAAACCTTTTAAAAACTCTAAAACCAATTGCCAAAGCTGTTGGAAAAGAAATTGTTTAA
- a CDS encoding HAD-IIIA family hydrolase, translating to MKIFIQNIKKIMAEKDLSIEQIAALCKLDVITFQSFLSETKYPKPSELVNIAANLKISFEKLLLNSCNIPENFNCKLLALDIDGVMTDAGMYVTSDQKEFKKFNAHDGIAVRETLKKNIEVRFISNGLMEDLIKYRAEMIGVKNLYVGNEKKLPVLEKWCSEMNISLQQVAYIGDDINDLEVIRKVGLSACPANAMPAVKAEVNIILNKNGGEGCVREFVEIMNWM from the coding sequence ATGAAAATATTTATTCAAAATATCAAAAAAATAATGGCTGAAAAAGATTTGAGCATTGAGCAAATTGCAGCCTTATGCAAGCTTGATGTTATTACTTTTCAATCTTTTTTATCAGAAACAAAATATCCAAAACCGTCGGAACTAGTCAATATAGCTGCAAATCTAAAAATTTCATTTGAGAAATTATTACTGAACAGCTGCAATATTCCAGAAAATTTTAATTGCAAACTATTAGCATTAGACATAGACGGAGTGATGACCGACGCTGGAATGTACGTAACATCGGATCAAAAAGAATTTAAAAAGTTTAATGCTCATGATGGCATTGCTGTTCGCGAAACTTTGAAAAAAAACATAGAAGTCAGATTTATAAGCAATGGGCTGATGGAAGATTTAATCAAGTACAGAGCCGAAATGATTGGTGTAAAAAACCTCTATGTTGGCAATGAAAAAAAACTGCCTGTTCTTGAAAAATGGTGCAGCGAAATGAATATAAGTTTACAGCAAGTTGCTTATATCGGAGATGACATCAATGATTTAGAAGTAATTCGCAAAGTTGGACTAAGTGCTTGTCCTGCCAATGCAATGCCAGCTGTAAAAGCCGAAGTAAATATTATTCTTAATAAAAATGGAGGCGAAGGCTGCGTACGCGAGTTTGTTGAAATTATGAATTGGATGTAA
- a CDS encoding ribose-phosphate pyrophosphokinase, with the protein MESNLALFSGQATRPLAEKIAKSYGTELGNIEFTRFADGEFQVSFEQTLRGAELFLIQSTMPPTENLFELLLMIDAAKRASAHHINAVIPYFGFARQDRKDKPRVAIGAKMIANILMAAGVDRIITIDLHADQIQGFFDVPVDHLFASSIFIPYLQELNISNNIIMASPDTGGTKRANSYSKYLDCDMAICYKQRSKPNQISDMVLIGDVKNKDVILLDDIVDTAGTLCKSAQIMMDSGAKSVRAMCTHGIFSGDAYDRIDKSALTELIVTDTIVKEHRSKKIKVLSVADLLSDVIKRNLTCESISTHFNLNTLI; encoded by the coding sequence ATGGAATCGAATTTAGCACTATTCTCGGGTCAAGCCACAAGACCACTTGCGGAAAAAATTGCTAAAAGCTATGGAACAGAACTCGGCAATATCGAATTCACTCGCTTTGCTGATGGAGAGTTTCAAGTTTCTTTCGAACAAACTTTACGTGGTGCGGAACTGTTTTTAATTCAATCTACTATGCCGCCTACAGAAAATCTTTTTGAACTTTTACTAATGATTGATGCGGCAAAAAGAGCTTCTGCACACCATATAAACGCTGTAATTCCTTATTTTGGATTTGCTCGTCAAGACAGAAAAGACAAGCCCAGAGTAGCTATTGGAGCAAAAATGATTGCCAATATTTTAATGGCGGCAGGCGTTGACAGAATTATAACAATAGACTTGCATGCAGACCAAATACAAGGTTTTTTCGATGTTCCTGTTGACCATCTTTTCGCATCTTCCATTTTTATTCCTTACCTACAAGAACTAAACATTAGCAACAACATAATAATGGCTTCGCCTGACACCGGAGGAACTAAACGTGCGAATTCTTATTCAAAATACTTAGATTGCGACATGGCAATTTGTTATAAGCAGCGTTCAAAACCAAATCAAATAAGTGATATGGTGTTAATCGGCGATGTAAAAAACAAAGATGTTATTTTACTTGATGATATTGTGGATACAGCCGGCACTTTATGCAAATCTGCACAAATAATGATGGATTCAGGAGCAAAAAGTGTCCGTGCGATGTGTACTCACGGTATTTTTAGCGGAGACGCTTATGATAGAATTGACAAATCTGCTCTTACAGAGCTAATTGTAACGGATACAATTGTTAAAGAACATCGTTCTAAAAAAATAAAAGTTTTGTCTGTTGCAGATTTACTATCAGACGTTATTAAAAGAAACCTAACTTGTGAGTCTATTAGCACTCACTTTAATTTAAATACATTAATCTAA
- a CDS encoding 50S ribosomal protein L25/general stress protein Ctc: MRTVSMSGSLRGSVGKKDAKRLRQEGLVPCVLYGGKEQIHFFTQEKQFKDIIYTPKACFVNINIDGQKHMAILQDVQYHPVSDSILHVDFFEFSDDKPINFTVPIEIKGTSPGVLKGGRLQQKFRKLMLNALPNNLPEKIVVDISNLDIGDAIRVKNIKSDDYKILLPENNVLVAVSQARTVIEETTEEEGGEGGEEAAKPAEETPNK, from the coding sequence ATGAGAACAGTATCTATGAGCGGTTCCCTTAGAGGGAGCGTAGGGAAAAAAGATGCAAAGCGTCTTCGTCAAGAAGGACTCGTGCCTTGTGTGCTTTATGGCGGTAAAGAACAAATCCATTTCTTTACTCAAGAAAAACAATTTAAAGATATTATTTACACTCCAAAAGCATGTTTTGTAAACATTAACATTGATGGACAAAAACACATGGCGATATTGCAAGATGTTCAATATCACCCTGTTTCTGACAGTATTCTTCATGTTGATTTCTTTGAATTTTCAGATGATAAACCGATAAACTTTACGGTTCCTATTGAAATAAAAGGCACCTCTCCTGGAGTTTTAAAAGGCGGAAGATTACAACAAAAATTTCGTAAGCTTATGTTAAATGCTTTACCAAATAATTTACCAGAAAAAATCGTTGTAGATATTTCCAATTTGGATATTGGTGATGCTATCAGGGTTAAAAACATTAAGAGCGACGATTATAAAATTCTTCTTCCAGAAAACAATGTTTTAGTTGCTGTAAGCCAAGCACGTACTGTTATTGAAGAAACTACTGAAGAAGAAGGTGGAGAAGGTGGAGAAGAAGCTGCTAAGCCAGCTGAGGAAACTCCAAACAAATAA